Genomic window (Procambarus clarkii isolate CNS0578487 chromosome 72, FALCON_Pclarkii_2.0, whole genome shotgun sequence):
ATTCAAGCTTTGTAGGTTCAGCCTGTAGGCTGACATCTACACCTTTTTCATAAGCATCCCAGGCAAAGAGTTGAGCTTTAGCTTGGTTAACAGTATCACCTGAAAACCTTACAAAATTCTCACCAGCGAAGTCAACCTCATCTTCCTTTCTTCCAGTACCTTTGTAAGGGTTGTCTCTCATGGAGCGAGTCTTTGGATCATAATAAGCTGAATTAGGGTCTAAATTTCTCAAATACTTGGCTGTGTCTTCACGTATGCGCAAGTTACGCACTGTAATCCTCTGCTTACTGTCCACTTTTGTACCTGGCATGTCGACACTTTCAGCATATTTGTCCtcatcatcttcatcatcatctgGTTCACCATCACTCATCTCTTCTCCTTCCTTTAATTTTTTAGCCTTTATCTGTCTCTTATAATCTTCAACTTTTTTATGTTCTTCAACAACAGCTGTATATTCTGATGGGTCAAATCCATTCCATCTATCTCTCTTTCCATCAAAGTCAAGATTAAGATCTGGCAATAAAACGTCATCTGGTGCAATATCATGGGCATCATATTTAGCACCAACTTTTCGAGGCCTTTCCACACAGTCCTTCTTTTTGTGCCCCAAAGCTCCACAATTTTCACATGCACCTTTCCGAAAACGTGTTGCTGTAGTCCCTTTTTGTCCCCTGACATAATATTCCTTGAGATGATTAAACTCGTGCTCTTTTTCTGGTTGTGGACGTTGATGTTTAAGTGTTGGACCACccgaaccaaagtaccagggtgctGTAGCTATATACTGGGGAATGTGAGGATTGATGTCTTTTCCCTCTTCATCAACAGCAGCTGGGACAGTTCCAGCTTTCCGAGCTTCTTCAAGCTCCTTAGCTTTCTTCCATTCCTCTCGTGTCTTCTTCTTCGGTTCATCACCCTCGGCTTCTTCATGTCTGGTTCGCAATATGGAGGACAGCGGCAGACTTGGAGTACtcattttttttaaatcctgAAATTAGATATTGTATATTAATGTAAAATACAAGCATATATAAAATTTACAATCTTCTATTTGCAGCATGGACTAAAAACAGTAATGGCTACTCCTTTCAAGAAAAATCTTTATTGCCTGCTATgtggaataaaaaaaaatcaagtaCAGGTATGGTGCATAAGTATTGTGTACCATCTAGTATAAATATTGAACAaagtttgattttttttaacttaTTTTGCACATTTGTCTAAACGTTTCTAGGTTTTCCcccaaaaaatttaaattttaatgtTACTGATGATTAATTAATTTTGTGAGGCTCATAGGGTAAGATTACTGGTCTGACCCTAAGGTTGCACAAAAATTCATTTTTGGGGGGATATTTGGAAAATGGCCAACAAGTAGGGATGTTAATATGGTATTTATCCACAAATAAAACATTAGGAAAATATTTGTAACTAATAATTTAGTCATCCAGATAATATAGTACAGTAATGTTATTTTGATCAAAATAAAGATATtgaaaattaagaattttattccTTCTAGTAATGGGTTAAGACCCCTGTAGAGAGAAAGGGATGATAATACCAGCAGAAATATAGTGTCCAGAGACTAAcacggacaagagctacgaggagaggcattaaatatgctaaaactataagacagaagaaaaaaaaagaggcgacttgatcactacatacaaaaattGTAACGGGAATCTATAAAATTCTCGAGACTCGGAACTTTGAAAGACAAGAGGTCATGGATTTAAACTATAAAAACTGCTTTAGAAATACAAGAAagctcactttcgcaaacagagcggTATACGATCGGAACAATTTAGGAAAGatgatggtggaggccaaaaccgttagtAATTTCAAAGTATTATACGACAGTTCcaagaagacgggacaccatgagtgtagctctcatcttgtaactacaattTGGTAATTACAAATTTGATCCAGTTTAGTGCCTTTACCATCAATAAATTACCCACTTAACTGCCAACACAATGCCCACCTGCATTTTGCCTACAATCACTGGTGCTAGATTATAGCAAAGCTGAAACCAAGAGGTTTCAACCCTAAGGTTAAGGTTCACCAAGAGGTTAAGAAACCAAGAGGTTTCAACACAAGTTTGTTAAATTTCAGTTGTCACTCATGATCTTAATAATCATATTACACTGTACTATATATTTATACTAGTGAAACAAAACATGGCTGACAACTACCTAAAGAACTGCTTGACAGAAGGTCAAACTTTTACAAATAAATATTAAGAACTTTCATTATTATGCGACCTATGACATAATGCTCATCTTGAGCCCACTAACAAACCTAACAAATAAAATTCAGTTCACTGAGGATGTCAAGCTCTCAAGTGTCCGGAGATTGGAGACTATACTCCGAAACATCGTCGAACCCTAAACAAATTACAGGTAAACATTTGACAAACACCTCTGTTACGTCTGATGTTGCAAACATCGGCCTCGTGTGCAACACAAATTTAAAAATGATAAGTCTAAGTGATTAAAAAAAAGGATAAGCAAATCCTGGGGAAATGTTATCAATAATTGGCCAAGAACCGGACACCATAAATAATCAAAAGTAGCCAAATGGGACACCACAAGATGACTTATATTGTTGATTTAGGTGTGATAATGACCCCTGGGACCAGAGGTAACCCAAGTGAACTTAACCTTTGGTCTGACACATTTTTGGCCAAGTTTcccttcacctgatgcctctgttcacctagcagctgtTGTGTGGGTTGCATACTGGGGAAAAGGCAGAAGCTCGACCtttagggagggaggaagagatacAAACCTAACATTCATACACATACTGCCAGTTacccaataaaaaaaataattaaattgttAAAATTAGCATGAAAACTGTGTACGAAGTTACATGCTTCCTTCAAGGGGCGACTTAACTATGGACACAAACCAATCACTATCGCTGTTCACGCCTCTGTATTACAGTAATTAATACGCAAGTGTATCCACAACACAACTACTTACTTTTAAGTGACCTGTTAAGTGATAGAAATATCAATGTTATTGTCCATAGTAGTATGTTAAGAGGGAGTAGCAAGAGTGCAGGAGGTGCGCGCGACGTCCCTACACacagctgccacacaccactacttaacgccatctatggactagTTTCTTTACTTACCAATACTATTTTAAGGGACCCTATTCTATATAGTTtccacaggagacatctcccatcacgcagggtgcagtcgcactttcacagatttccagtatcagctcttgataccagtaatgactcaaaagggccaccacttacgggctattcatgcccgtgccaccttttgggtggcttaatcttcactcaatcaatcaatcagcgtAAATtgagtttacgggctcaccatagcccgtgctacttgaaacgttttgttctgagttgctgaatctaaaagaACAATTTACGCTTCAAACTGTGGGTTATATACCCCCATAGAGGAGAGGTACACCTTAAATGTCCTTGATTCCTTATCCCCACTCCTGAGTAACCGTTTGACTAAATGTAGGTTCCATGACCTCTGGGATCCATTTACCAAATCAAATAAATAACCCTCGATAAATCAGGGCCTCAATTGACTCGTACTTAACCAACCAAAATGTTCATAAAATGACTCACAGCAGAGCGTAataataatgaccaaaccacactccaGAAGATGAAGATGACAGAGATAAAAGATGACAAAGGAGAACACTTATTTTTACAAAGGCCCCCATGTAGTTTAGAACTATCCAACCCAAACCTATCACTCAAGAAATCACTGCCTGACTCCCTAGCTATAAGGCTTAAAGGAGTAATATCTAACGAAGATAAACTACAAGAGGAAGACGAATATTTATGGAATCATTTTAGAAATAGAGGTTACCCGGGGAATATACTACAAGACGCCAAAATAAAAATAGATGGAAAACAGACAAGAATTATTACAACCAGcgagattttttttaatttggccccgaggggcaagtttattgggcggcgccactcatcctgtgagtggacaccgccatataGCACATGTacatgcaggcaatgagtcacaataacgtggctaaattatgttgaccagaccacacactagaaggtgaagggacgacgacgtttcgctccgtcctggaccattctcaagttgattgagagacttgagaatggtccaggacggaccgaaacgtcgtcgtcctttcaccttctagtgtgtggtctggtcaacagcatCTACAACACGTAcgtactccccaataggaagaaaacccgctgggttgttcatcctgtcatttgtacgcagacacagctgggacttgcttatccCGAGACGCTAACGAGAGATTAATCCTCCCACGCCTCTACTTTCCGGGAATAGCGGAACCTTTTCGTCAAGAACTGATTATCATATGGGATTGGCTTAGGCCTCCTGGGAAGAACATAAGACTTGGCAAAACTTCTCACCTTTACCTTATATATGAACGCAAGAATATGAAGGTAGAGagttgacgggagacatctcccgtcacgcagggtgcagtcgcacctccacagatctccagtatcagctcttgatactggtaatggctcaaaagggccaccacttacgggctattcacgcccgtgccaccttttgggtggcttaatcttcatcaatcaatcaatctgaagGTAGCGcagacaccatctggtcaccatttggtccgggagacatctcccgtcatgcagggtgcagtcgcacctccacagatctccagtatcatctattgatactggtgatggctcaaaagggccaccacttacaggctattcatgcccgtgccaccttttgggtggcttcatcttcatcttaacacattcacaagggagacatctcccgtcatgcagggtgcagtcgcacctccacagatcttcagtatcagctcttgatactggtgatggctcaaaagggccaccacttacgggctattcatgcccgtgccacctcttgggtggcttaatcttcatcaatcaatgaaGGTAGCAGAAagtctattggcccaaacgaggcagctcatatttataacCAATCACTCTCATTCATATATGAGTTATGACTGTTACAGAGTTAAAACCACGCTCCTGTGTcagccacaacgggctcaccatagcccgtgctacttgaaactttttgttccgagtagttgaatctaaaagAACATCATTAACAGCATATATATctgacctacgcttgaaacaatcaagggatcctacttttattacgttacgaggtaattggttccacaaatcaacaactctattgctgattaaaaagatagtggcTCATGGTATTGaggtacgggagacatctcccatcattacCAGTATTAAGAGCTGCtactggagatcctgttggaggattgattgattgatgaagattaagccacccaaaaggtggcacgggcatgaatagccccgtaagtggtggcccttttgagccattaccagtatcaagagctgatactggagatctgttgaGGAAGTTAGTGGTTAGTtagtgattgaaattgaaatttaaataagtttattgatgtaaaatacacacaaagggatgaggtagctcaagctattctcaccccgttcagtacatcatgtttatacatacatagatacacatcacaaacaataaaaatattaccaaacattctaagagataaacatatatacatttcctcagtcagtgattgaaattgaaattgaaataagtttattgatgtaaaatacacacaaagggatgaggtagctcaagctattctcaccccgttcagtacatcgtgttaatacatacatatacacacatcacaaacaataaacatattaccaaacattctgagagataaacatatatacatttcctcAGTTAGTGATGGTTTTCTATAGTTGAGGGAGTTTGAGGGTGCAGCCGCGAGAGAGCAGCATCACTACCCCGCCAGACATCACATAGTTCTCACCTACAGTGTCGCTTCCTTCTTAATACAACACATACAACCCCTCTTAGCTGCTGTATGTGTGTATAGTGtcctacacacacacgacacggGGGAGGGTTGTATACAACGCTGTATAATACATCATACATCCAGAGCACCATGATGCAGGGGGGAGGGTGGCGGCTGCTGGTGGCCTGGCCCCATCGCCACACGTGTGTCAGGAGTAAGTAAACCCAGACACTGTTTACTGTATGTAAACAGTTTACTGTAAGTAAGCAGTTTAGTGTAGGTAAACTGTGCACTATATTTAGGCTGTTTATTGTATTTAAACTTTATTGTATTTAAGCTGTTTACGGTATTTAAACTATTGTATTTAAGCTGTTTACGGTATTTAAACTATTGTATTTAAACTTTAATGTATTTAAACTACTGTATTTAAACTATTGTATTTAAACTGTTTATTGTATTTCAACTATTGTATTTAAACTGTTTATTGTATTTCAACTTTGTTGTATTTAAACTGTTTACTGTAGGTAAACTGCCCGAAACGttatgtattagtggctttacaagaatgtaaaatcattagtgctatgtactctcatgaacctaatgtaccttcttgtataatatatcaataaataagtTGTTTGCTGTATTTTATTGTAGTATTGAGAGGGAGAAATTGCATAAAAGGGAATACTTACTccttaatgaattaaaaaaaaagttgtcAAAGCTTTGCCATATTGAAAAGTCAAACTCCAAAAAAGTATCTAATAATTTCAGCTTCATAGTTTCTTATCCTGTGCTTCAATCTTTCACCAGTGTAATTACCTCATGTTAATTTGTATTGTAGTTTCATGTTAAGGTATAAATGTTTGCTATCTTTTTCATCTTGACTGATTTGTTAAGATTAAGGAGCTGCTCGAGATGCTATGTATGTTGGTTTTGTAAGAATGTACAAAAGTACCAATATTATGTGAACTCTCTAACCCAGTGTACAATAAATACAATCTTGTATtcatcttgtaaataaataaataaaagtgctATAATGTATTTAAAGTTAGTGAGGTGaaaggggggttggggggtttggGAGGGTTTTCCACAATTGATATTTTGCCAGTAATATTCACTGAACTCGCCTTTATAAAGAGTGGTCTTTAATTGAATTCATTTTGGCAGGGGACAgtcggcctgtgtgtgtgtatatatatgatagGCTGATATTTAAGTCCCCTTTCCCCAggttgaactactgaccctcctcaggatgcaaccccacagtaAAGGAacttgcccaaccatttctgccccTTTAATAACACCATGGGTATCTCAAATAATCCACGAACCCCATCTTTTAAAGGTGGTCTTTAAATGTCgctaaatacctgggtaaatactggttcggtaacagggttgttgatctgtggaaccaattaccacgtaacagaAGTAGGATCCGTTGATGGTTTAAAGAGTTGggtagacatgtatatgaatgagtttgagtcTCTTCCTTGTGATCTCCAAGTACAAATTCTGGCCAAAGTCTTGAGCACAATCACTTACTATATTTCTTTAATCCCTAGTGAAGTTGTGAAAACTAATCACTGCTTTGTAAGACTTTCCCATGAGAACTGGTAGCAAGGTTACAGAACTGTGTATCCATGTGAAGTTTGAGCTTGCACTTGAGCAGTTCTCGTCTATTCATTTATTTTGGTGGCATTTACTTTTAAACTGTTTATCGGCACATTTACAGGACCTGATATCACGATCATGTCGGCCATTACAAGCTCTTGTGAGGTCTCCTAACATTCCTGTGCACATTCATGCTGGTGATATTTATAGACTTCACAATTAATAAGCTACAACCACTTGCTGGATTCTCTTAACCGATGACCTAGACATCCATGCACTGTTAAACTAGACTTTGGTCACAGGCCTAGATTTACATGGTTCAGCCATTATAACTGTCACGAGCGTTGTGCTCCTGCACCTCTGACAGGTCTGAAAACTTCCTGTGCCAGCTCATTTACATCTGATTTACATAGAGAGGGTTTCAGGAGATCTTTTATGCCCCTAGCCTGGCCTGGGACTAGGTGATTTGAAGGTCGATTTGCAATAGCATATCTGAACCCATTGAGGAGACTTGTGTATACATATTACCAAGTAACAAATGCTCCCAATTCTGCCGGCTCATAGTGAAATAATACCCAGTCTGTCCTCTGCAGATTTTATCCTCCCAGTTATGTTAGTGAACTAGTTTTGATGTCTATTTACTGTTCAACCATCCACGGCTAATCTGTGGTTGATAAATAGATTTATATAATACTTTACATGTTGAGATCTGCTgtggtaatgtttttaatttttcattCTTTGAATCTTGCAGGTTTTTATCAGAAGCAGCCCCTCACCAATGCGGCAGTTCAGAAGAAACGATCGGAGCTCTTTACTAAGGAAGCAAAACGACAAGCTGCGCTTATTACAGATGTTGAGAAAATTGAAGTAAAATATTATGGACAGCCAGAAAATTGTTCTCtgataatgaacaaaaatatgtCTACTCCGTATCATTGTGCTCAACGTAAGTGTAGATATACACATGCTGTACAGTACTTTCGTGTATACTATGCAAATAAGCAAGATCTTGACGAAGGGTCAATCGGTTCGTGCCTTGGAAAGCAACTGGGTGCACAACTCGGTAAAGGGTTTTCACTTACTGTAGACTAATAGTCTGATTTTTAGACATAAactgtttggtgccttcttttgataattacttacttacagaCATAAACCAGGTGATAATGGAGAGAGCTGTCCTTGCTGAAGTTGACGGTCAGGTATGGGATATGCATCGACCTCTAGAAGACGATTGTTCTCTTAGCTTCTTACACTTTAGACAGGTAAGAACCGTCTTGCCAAAAGCTGTATCTGATTCCACTGACATAAATTATCCAGTTCTGCTGACAAGTGGCAGAATGAAATTTAATGGTATTTAATCCTTTAATTCATACCCCTATGTTATTTTGCTTTAGTAATCACATCTTGTTTCCTCCACAGAATGATCCATATTATGCCAATAAGGCATTCTGGCGGTCAGCATCTGTAATGCTAGGGGCAATGCTAGAATCGGCATTTAAGGACAACATTTATGTAGAACTCTGTTCCTTTCCTTCGCCCAATGGTATGTGTTGATACTGTAGTACCTTTATAGTCTAGGTACATTACCTAGTTTCCTTtgatgcataatatatatatatatgtatattatatattttatttatacagtACACTATAGGGTAAAGTTACCAGTATTCAGATGGTCTCTATATTTTGGACATCAGCAGTTTAAAAATCttccatttcctgcatcattctgTAAAACATGTAAATAAATCACCAGAGTATCTGGATATATACCACAATAACTTGATTGAAAATAGTAGACATATACGAATGAACAAATGGGGAAAATTTTTATGACTAGTATCTTTGATAACCAGGTGCATGTTTATTATGAGAATTGCAAGTAAAAATATTCCGATCATCAAAATAAAGCTACAGTATTTTGACATTCATAAATGTTCAGTCGGAGAACCTGGTTGAACATTACATTACCAATAAACATTTTTGTAGGTTAAAGGATGGATGATGCATATCACAGCCTAACCCCCTTTTCTTGGTTTGGCCACTATCACTTCGCTGTCATAGGGTTAAGCCGTTGGAATGGAGCATAGTGGTAAAGTGTGCTTCCTTCCGTTTCCCTAGTTAGAAGTAGCTCTTAAGAAGTGGAAAAAGTAGTTATttgtacattaatatatattttttaatctcCTATTTGATACTGACGGGTGTTTGCAGTGCGAAGTGGAAGTTTTGTGTATGATGTCGACTTGAAGATTCCCACGTGGAAACCCACAAAGGTGAGACGATAACATATAGCTCCTCAACTCCTGTCTtactcttactttatatatttgccTGTACATTCCTCTCATCTGTTATTTGGCTTGATGTACAgaatggactgaaacgtcgtcatttctCTATTTTGtaatgtgtgatttggtcatcatataACTCCTGTTTTGAGTAATGAAATTTACATTTATGAGTATTGAGAATAGAAAATGCCATTTTAAAATCTGTAATGCTAATGTGCTTTATGCTCTTTATGCATTCCTTCAACATCCCTTACAAGTGGGTATGACTGTATAGAATCAGTGCCCGATACTTAAAAAATATATCAGGTGCAGTATCACTTTCACAGTAATATATTAAATGTTGAATTCCAGAGACTGGTTTGATTTTTTTAAATGGAGGGACAAGAACATAGTTTATGAAAAAATCGGAAAATAAAATGTAGAGTTTCGGTAAGTACAGTGCAGTAGTTATGAGTATTAAAATTATGCCAATATGACCTTTCCACAAATTTCTTCATGCTGCAAACAATGATAAATCCTTGTGCATAAAAGTTATATAATTGTATTAATAAAATTAACATAGCTGCTTCAAAGAACATGCATCCATTGGCTCAGACTACTAGACTTACTATTTGGATTGATAAAATAATTGTAAAAAGTAAGTGTTGGTTAGTCAGAAATCTTGGCTTTAGCGCACTAGAAGATCAGGTTTAATGATGCATCGTTATTTACATTTCACTCTATCATCTCTCGTCTTTACGACGAGAAAAATGGATGTTCGTGCAGTCTCTCTAGAGCAGATGGAATGCTAGTCATATAAAGTGAAAAAAAAGGTAAAAAATGGTTAAGACTGCTATTTGTCTTCACTGTCAGGTAACTGTGGGATAAGgcagagaaaaaaaaagacatttaaaaatactttactgtAAAAATGACGTCAAAATAAATTACAAAACAAAAAAGGATATCCAAGCTTGGCTTGATACAAATAGTGCAAATCAAACAAGACAAACAAACAATTAAATTTACGTTATGTTAATGTGCAAATACAGTACTAAGATGGTGTGGGAATACTGTGAGCTAGTCTGCATAAATCTGTTACCACACCAGGGTATGTCAACAGATCTAGTCAATGGAGCACTCGGGAGTAATCTGCTGGCTGGAGCTGGCAAGCCTCTATATATATGGAACGACGGCCGTCCAGGTGGCGCTGAAGTCATAGATAACTAGGAACCGGCTCACATTAACTACCACTGGGCTTGTTTCAGTGGTGGCGTGATCCTGAGGCATCACCAGGTGCGAGGGTCTGACAGGCCCTGGGGGAGGTAGACTGGTGGTACTGTCTAGACATCTGAGAAGTACAGTAGTAGTTGTCTTTGTTGCTGCTGTACATTCTTGATTTCTTAAATATGTAGACGTGTTGTAGTCGAATAGATGATGACGGAGCAGGCATAATCTCGTTTCTAGAGATTACTGTGACATCTTAAAGACAGCCTGGCTGGTTGACCCCAGCAAATACGTGTCCACTGTGGTAACCATATAATTGACTAAAATAGATATACACCTTTTAAAGAGGATAATGAATGCAATTTAAACAtagccaatttttttttcttcagaTTTTGTAGAGTATTAGTAATTGAATAACATTTTATACATTTTCAGGAAGAATTAAGAGTATTATCTGGAGAAATGGTGAAATTAGTTATGGCTAACAATACATTTGAAAGACTGGAAGTAGACGCTAGTTTGGCTCTTGAAATGTTCTCCGACAATCGTTTCAAGAAGATTCAGATTCCTCACATCGCTGCACAAAGCTCTTCTGGTATTACCTTCTAATGTATTGTAAATATAAAATGTTTAATATTATTTAcatcaggtttttttttttacttaatatTTTCAGTTATGTTTCTCCTGAGATCAAGCATTAGTGTGATTGACATTCTCTTTAAATTTCATCCATTCATCAATTTGTAAAGCCTTGTAAATATTTGTAGCCgatttgtaaatactgtacaataAATGTTGTGTGttaatctagttgtgcttgcgggggttgagctctgctctttcgacaaagatataaataaataatatactgtgtgtacagtatatatatataataatgtgtgTTTTGCAGGTAACACTGTGGTTTTGTACAAAGTAGGGGACTTTGTAGAAATTAGCTGTGGGCCAATGATCAGCAATACAAGTTACCTCGGTAAAGTTTCAGTGGTTGCTGTACATCCCATAGAGACTAATGAGGGGCAGCTGTTTAGAGTTCAAGGGGTGGCACTTCCCAAAGGATTTATGGCAAGTATTAAATATTTGTGCAttttaaaaaaaattagttaaaggGGTTCAAAGTAGGAGAAAATAGCTATAAAATATATGAAGCACATACAGTATTCTTaaaatatttttgcttatatatacaatactgtataccAGTACAGTAGTTTGTTTTTGCTATTGAGAATGACATGCTTACAGGAGTATGACTGTTTTGTATTGTGACTGCATTTTGTGGCCAGCATTACTCTCATGGGGAGATCTTGATGATTACATTTTGTAAAATcctaacctggggccagattcacgaaagcacttacgcaagcacttacgaacgtgtacatctttcctcaatctttgacggctttggttatatttattaaacagtttacaagcatgaaaacgttccattcaactgttgttattgttataaacagcctcctggtgcttcgagctcattaactgttaataatgggaacaaagccaccaaagagtgagaaaagatgtacaggttcgtaagtgtttgcgaaagtgctttcgtgaatctggcccctgtataTTTACTTCTGGCACCCTTCTTAACCCCTTCTCTCCTCAACTGTTCTAAAGTGCTATTTTTGTATTGCTTTCACAAACAAGTGAAAGCCGTTGTTGGTGAACACCATTTTACTGTTGTTCAACAACTTGTGCTATTTTTATAGATGTGTTGAAATGTGCTGGGGGGTTTAGGTCATTCGATTATTTTCCCTGATATTGTTCACTTGTATGTGCCTCCTTCCCTCGCAGTCAATAGTTTTATTGTTGTCGACTCTTGGAGTATCTGTACTGTACTTCAATGGGTCTGGAGTCTCTCAACTCTCTTCATTCTGTAGTGACTAAAATTCAACATTG
Coding sequences:
- the Slu7 gene encoding pre-mRNA-splicing factor SLU7, yielding MSTPSLPLSSILRTRHEEAEGDEPKKKTREEWKKAKELEEARKAGTVPAAVDEEGKDINPHIPQYIATAPWYFGSGGPTLKHQRPQPEKEHEFNHLKEYYVRGQKGTTATRFRKGACENCGALGHKKKDCVERPRKVGAKYDAHDIAPDDVLLPDLNLDFDGKRDRWNGFDPSEYTAVVEEHKKVEDYKRQIKAKKLKEGEEMSDGEPDDDEDDEDKYAESVDMPGTKVDSKQRITVRNLRIREDTAKYLRNLDPNSAYYDPKTRSMRDNPYKGTGRKEDEVDFAGENFVRFSGDTVNQAKAQLFAWDAYEKGVDVSLQAEPTKLELLKKQFVNKKEEFKKKVSDDLLEKYGGKEHLDAPPAELLLSQTENYVEYSRHGKIIKGAEKQTVRSKYEEDVYPGNHTSVWGSYWRDGVWGYNCCHSFVKNSYCTGEAGKQAKPELSLPSASTSSVNTRSHKTCSTEEELNSKTLLEIHREKKKKRKKQKKQKKKESSSSSSSSSSSSSSSESSNESDDEDKAVKRKKKLREALIRAKLEEDAVQEMIKLNERERSYNSMYNAKAPTEEEIEAYQMRRPREDDPMAAFLGK
- the mRpL39 gene encoding large ribosomal subunit protein mL39, with product MMQGGGWRLLVAWPHRHTCVRSFYQKQPLTNAAVQKKRSELFTKEAKRQAALITDVEKIEVKYYGQPENCSLIMNKNMSTPYHCAQHINQVIMERAVLAEVDGQVWDMHRPLEDDCSLSFLHFRQNDPYYANKAFWRSASVMLGAMLESAFKDNIYVELCSFPSPNVRSGSFVYDVDLKIPTWKPTKEELRVLSGEMVKLVMANNTFERLEVDASLALEMFSDNRFKKIQIPHIAAQSSSGNTVVLYKVGDFVEISCGPMISNTSYLGKVSVVAVHPIETNEGQLFRVQGVALPKGFMLNHFSYGLLEKRAEKLNSGRIPVIPTSESWAPQKELLTA